From a single Anaerolineales bacterium genomic region:
- a CDS encoding ABC transporter permease yields MDRTRALLRKLAWSLFTILFVIILNFFLFRVLPGDPARAGIRDPRLKQDAIEVLRVRFGLDKPVINCFESLNPVKFGDCNVNPLDTQFFIYVRNLLQGELGISYHSNRPVTELLAERLWNTVLLIGAGQILAIIFGVTFGVFAAWRARTALDYGAVMASLVAWSLPTFWLGIILLFWGSGQGFPVAGKATPGASTLPLLQQWGDIARHMFLPTLTYTIVYMGEYTLIMRSSLVDVLSEDYILTAKAKGLSTFQILKDHAMKNAMLPLVTVIAINLGFTVAGAIQIEAVFSWPGLGSAIVDAVNRRDFPVLQGAFLLIAVAVIIANLLADLTYTLLDPRVTVE; encoded by the coding sequence TTGGACAGAACCCGCGCATTACTTCGCAAATTAGCCTGGTCTCTTTTTACGATCCTGTTTGTCATTATCCTGAACTTCTTTTTATTCCGCGTCCTGCCCGGTGATCCTGCGCGGGCTGGCATCCGCGACCCGCGTTTGAAGCAGGATGCGATCGAGGTCCTGCGTGTCCGCTTCGGACTGGACAAGCCGGTGATCAATTGCTTCGAATCGTTGAACCCGGTCAAATTCGGCGACTGCAATGTCAACCCGCTGGATACGCAATTCTTCATCTATGTCCGCAACCTGCTTCAGGGTGAACTGGGAATCAGCTACCATTCCAATCGTCCTGTTACGGAATTGCTCGCCGAACGGTTGTGGAACACGGTATTGTTGATCGGCGCGGGACAGATCCTTGCGATCATCTTTGGCGTGACGTTCGGAGTCTTTGCAGCATGGCGGGCGCGGACAGCGCTGGATTACGGCGCCGTCATGGCGAGCCTGGTGGCATGGAGTCTGCCGACCTTCTGGCTGGGCATCATCCTGCTCTTCTGGGGCAGCGGGCAAGGCTTTCCGGTTGCCGGTAAAGCGACGCCCGGCGCGAGCACCCTGCCGCTGCTGCAACAGTGGGGCGACATCGCCCGTCATATGTTCCTGCCGACGCTGACCTATACGATCGTGTACATGGGTGAATATACGCTCATCATGCGCTCCAGCCTGGTGGATGTGCTTTCGGAGGATTACATCCTGACCGCAAAGGCAAAGGGCTTAAGCACGTTCCAGATACTTAAAGATCATGCCATGAAGAATGCAATGCTGCCGCTGGTGACAGTGATCGCGATCAATTTGGGCTTTACCGTGGCAGGTGCGATCCAGATCGAGGCGGTCTTCTCGTGGCCCGGACTGGGAAGCGCCATCGTGGATGCGGTCAATCGCAGGGACTTCCCGGTCCTGCAGGGCGCGTTCCTGTTGATCGCGGTGGCGGTCATTATCGCCAACCTGCTGGCAGACCTGACGTATACCCTGCTCGATCCGCGCGTGACAGTGGAGTAG
- a CDS encoding NBR1-Ig-like domain-containing protein, translated as MRKFALFPILLITALACTLPGLPSSQSAPEPVVGLSTAIVQTADAAQTQTVVAQPPTLTSTVTREPTATLIVQPSTPTPFSLLALTVTVETLHPDFEVTQAASGLGPGPDGERIPYTGEPWTCAVRGVFPPRGWQVKPDQEFTVTWTILNTGTKFWTVNTIDFVYHTGYRHEGRAIQDLWRNVASGTTVNLKVDYKSPKVPGEYRSRWNLRVGNFDFCVMQMSFEVVR; from the coding sequence CGTGTACTTTGCCAGGCTTGCCATCATCCCAATCCGCGCCGGAGCCTGTGGTTGGGCTTTCGACCGCCATTGTGCAGACCGCTGATGCGGCGCAAACACAGACCGTCGTTGCCCAGCCTCCCACGCTTACCTCCACTGTCACACGCGAACCGACTGCCACACTGATCGTCCAGCCCTCCACGCCGACGCCGTTCTCCCTGCTCGCGTTGACCGTAACAGTGGAAACTCTGCACCCGGATTTCGAGGTCACCCAAGCCGCCTCCGGTTTGGGACCCGGTCCGGACGGCGAGCGCATCCCGTATACTGGCGAGCCCTGGACGTGTGCCGTCCGTGGCGTATTTCCTCCCCGCGGCTGGCAGGTGAAACCGGACCAGGAGTTCACCGTCACATGGACGATCCTGAACACCGGCACAAAATTCTGGACCGTGAACACGATCGACTTCGTCTACCACACCGGATATCGTCATGAGGGCAGGGCGATCCAGGACCTGTGGAGGAACGTCGCCTCCGGCACTACGGTCAATTTGAAGGTGGATTACAAATCGCCCAAGGTTCCCGGCGAATATCGTTCACGATGGAACCTGCGGGTCGGCAACTTTGATTTCTGCGTCATGCAGATGAGTTTCGAAGTCGTCCGCTAG
- a CDS encoding ABC transporter substrate-binding protein, with protein MKQRVLYTFVLAALLLAACGGGGGGGGGTVRIGWAGSPDTLNPGMAILVEAYTIFELVYDSMYELNMDGSFTLSLAESAEVSDDGTVWTFKIRDGITWHDGQPLTAEDVAYSYNLYKDTPEYPYMNGYYTPYFDTVEFNENNEVILTLTEAIPNIESQLVFLYVLPKHVWENENKIEYENFEMIGSGPFKMAEYVQNEFVRLESNKEHFSTPPKVDGVVFQTFANQDALVQAIRTGQVDMITEMPNTAAAALDEDPNIELVVGAPLAPGVTDIIFNQIDPENCPVDEGGLCTGHPALRDRDVRLAMSHATDKQQLIDVVLLGLGEPGLTLIPDGLGVWYNDSLVDYEFDVAKANQILDDAGYADTNGDGVREMPDGSQPLTFRLNWPSDSINAPRMAELLGQMWGQIGIALEPQAADPDALTAQCCPTFDFDIIIWGWASDPDPSALLYVYTTDSIPYGSSETGYSNPVYDDLYNQQQVELDFETRRDMVWEMQRIVFEDVVYIIPFYDANVQAFRTDRFTGWITDEAKVELSDVTSLVLLEPVE; from the coding sequence ATGAAACAGAGAGTGTTGTATACGTTCGTGCTTGCCGCGCTGTTGCTGGCAGCCTGCGGCGGCGGGGGTGGAGGCGGCGGGGGAACCGTTCGGATCGGCTGGGCGGGCAGCCCGGATACACTGAATCCGGGCATGGCGATCCTGGTGGAGGCGTATACTATTTTCGAGTTGGTATATGATTCCATGTACGAGCTTAACATGGACGGTTCGTTCACGCTCAGCCTGGCGGAGAGCGCTGAGGTTTCCGATGACGGCACGGTGTGGACGTTCAAGATCCGCGACGGCATCACCTGGCACGATGGTCAGCCGTTGACCGCCGAAGATGTGGCATATTCCTATAATTTGTACAAAGATACGCCGGAGTATCCGTATATGAACGGGTACTATACGCCTTACTTCGATACGGTCGAGTTCAACGAGAACAATGAGGTCATTCTGACCCTGACCGAAGCCATCCCCAACATCGAGAGCCAGCTGGTCTTCCTGTATGTGCTGCCGAAGCATGTTTGGGAGAACGAGAACAAGATCGAATATGAAAACTTCGAGATGATCGGCTCGGGTCCGTTCAAGATGGCGGAATACGTGCAGAACGAGTTCGTACGCCTTGAATCGAACAAGGAACATTTCTCCACGCCGCCCAAGGTGGATGGCGTCGTCTTCCAGACCTTTGCCAATCAGGATGCACTGGTACAGGCGATCCGGACCGGGCAGGTGGATATGATCACCGAGATGCCCAATACGGCGGCTGCGGCGCTGGATGAAGACCCGAACATCGAATTGGTAGTGGGCGCTCCGCTCGCGCCGGGTGTGACGGATATCATCTTCAACCAGATCGATCCCGAAAACTGCCCGGTGGATGAAGGCGGTCTTTGCACGGGGCATCCCGCCCTGCGCGACCGAGATGTGCGCCTTGCCATGTCTCACGCCACGGACAAGCAGCAGTTGATCGATGTGGTGCTGCTCGGGCTCGGCGAGCCGGGGCTGACCTTGATCCCGGACGGGCTTGGCGTTTGGTATAACGACTCGCTCGTGGATTATGAGTTCGATGTTGCCAAAGCGAACCAGATCCTTGACGATGCCGGATATGCCGACACGAACGGCGACGGCGTCCGTGAGATGCCGGACGGTTCACAGCCCCTGACCTTCCGCCTGAACTGGCCCAGCGACAGCATCAACGCGCCGCGCATGGCGGAATTGCTCGGTCAGATGTGGGGTCAGATCGGCATCGCGCTGGAACCGCAGGCGGCGGATCCAGATGCGTTGACCGCCCAGTGCTGTCCGACCTTCGATTTCGACATCATCATCTGGGGCTGGGCGTCCGACCCCGATCCGAGCGCGCTGTTGTACGTGTACACCACCGATTCCATTCCGTACGGCTCGAGCGAGACGGGCTATTCCAACCCGGTTTATGATGATCTTTACAACCAACAGCAGGTGGAACTCGACTTCGAAACCCGCAGGGACATGGTCTGGGAGATGCAGCGCATCGTGTTCGAGGACGTTGTGTACATCATCCCGTTCTATGACGCCAACGTGCAGGCGTTCCGCACCGACCGCTTCACAGGCTGGATCACCGATGAGGCAAAGGTGGAGCTTTCCGACGTTACATCGCTGGTATTGCTTGAACCGGTCGAATAA
- a CDS encoding creatininase family protein yields the protein MATRNYKFFSYDELTWDAVAELPRDTPLVLPLGTGYDMDRLSDQLGNPGRIGLLSAFPFGWRNSGLEVPDPLFWQYIFNLLDSLRDDGFTRVYCLAPQGIDPQSNFLGGYSASILRQTHPSCKALKPSLPPEGEHGKVILIPIGHTEQHGYHLPLSVDTIIIEAIAKGTVNADLTTRSCALPVMPYGVSTHRSSFAATLNAGGRAFEDFWLAVVDVLVARGFDRFYFMSGHGGNSSFLVNVVKYAGERHRRIFCATAWLHTSGRIGAEALDAYRTSPIGGMGHAGELETSYMLHLRPELCKMERVVDETDFISTPDYYMDWIEGGSLVANPPWDDDTATGAYGAGSHATAEKGKAWLEAAIKEKADHVEQIHEQHERREKRRNDGYGLWGKSK from the coding sequence TTGGCTACGCGCAATTATAAATTCTTCAGCTACGATGAATTGACTTGGGATGCAGTTGCTGAACTTCCGAGGGATACACCGCTCGTCCTGCCGCTAGGTACGGGTTATGACATGGATAGGTTGTCAGATCAACTCGGAAATCCCGGGAGAATCGGCTTGCTTTCAGCCTTTCCATTTGGCTGGCGAAACAGCGGACTGGAAGTGCCTGATCCGCTGTTCTGGCAATACATTTTCAACCTGCTCGACAGCCTGCGTGATGATGGTTTTACGCGCGTGTATTGCCTCGCGCCGCAGGGAATAGACCCGCAATCCAATTTTTTGGGCGGATATTCCGCGTCCATTTTGCGCCAAACGCATCCGTCATGCAAGGCGCTGAAGCCATCGCTTCCGCCTGAGGGCGAACACGGCAAGGTCATCCTCATCCCCATCGGTCACACGGAGCAGCACGGCTACCACCTGCCCCTCTCGGTGGACACGATCATTATTGAAGCTATCGCAAAAGGTACTGTAAATGCCGATTTGACTACGCGCAGTTGCGCATTACCGGTCATGCCTTATGGGGTCAGCACACATCGCTCGTCTTTTGCGGCGACATTAAATGCCGGCGGACGCGCCTTCGAGGATTTCTGGCTCGCTGTGGTGGATGTGCTCGTTGCGCGCGGATTTGACCGTTTCTATTTCATGAGCGGACACGGCGGCAACTCGTCATTTCTGGTCAATGTGGTGAAATATGCCGGGGAACGGCATCGCCGCATCTTCTGCGCCACAGCCTGGCTGCACACCTCAGGCAGGATCGGCGCCGAAGCCTTGGATGCGTACCGTACGTCGCCCATTGGAGGCATGGGGCATGCGGGCGAGTTGGAGACATCCTACATGCTGCATCTCCGCCCGGAGCTGTGCAAAATGGAGCGCGTGGTGGATGAGACCGATTTCATCTCCACGCCTGATTACTATATGGATTGGATCGAGGGAGGCTCTCTCGTGGCGAATCCGCCCTGGGACGACGACACAGCCACCGGCGCGTACGGGGCGGGAAGTCATGCCACAGCAGAAAAAGGAAAGGCATGGCTCGAAGCCGCCATCAAAGAAAAAGCCGATCACGTTGAACAGATCCACGAACAACATGAACGGCGCGAAAAGAGACGCAATGATGGCTACGGCTTGTGGGGAAAGTCGAAATAG
- a CDS encoding dipeptide/oligopeptide/nickel ABC transporter permease/ATP-binding protein has protein sequence MQTSLQLSETSTQTESRLLRFWRVFKKNRIGVIGLFMLMTAILVAVFAPVIAPYERSMSVIVSDIYKPPSAQHWFGTDDAGQDVFSNFVFGARVSLTVGFFAAFISILIGGTFGLVAGFFGGRWENFLMRFTDIMLVIPDLPLMVVIVALTKPSLLNIIFVIGLLGWTTTARVVRSQTLAVKSRKFVLRARAIGAGKRHIVLRHILPLVMPILVVQAVLVISLAILNESALAFIGLGDPTTLSWGQMLNYAFGRGAMSAGAWWALVVPGLGIVWVVLGLTLLGQGLEQVLNPRLDTHHLMPSKPVLRSEAGPVSAPKALLEVRNLSINYVNEGQPPARAVENISFTLKEGELLGLVGESGCGKTTLMLALLRLLPPAGQIVNGDVFFSGKDLTTFSEDEINDVRWRGISIVFQGAMNALNPVRTVGDQIAEAIIKHLPDFPREKVPARVIELLDLVGIAADHMEHFPHQYSGGMRQRAMIAMALACNPQVIIADEPTTALDVMIQAQILELLDALRKRLGLAVVFVTHDLGVVAEICDKVLVMYGGVTAEYADVDVIYNNAQHPYTQELLKAFPDLTKPKKKLSSIPGYPPRLDKLPAGCRFAPRCPAAFDRCHTEQPALHIIGTDDHLASCHLIEASK, from the coding sequence ATGCAGACATCATTACAACTCTCCGAAACCTCCACCCAGACCGAATCCCGCCTGCTCCGTTTTTGGCGGGTCTTTAAAAAGAACCGCATCGGTGTCATCGGGTTGTTCATGTTGATGACCGCCATCCTGGTGGCTGTTTTTGCGCCCGTCATCGCGCCGTATGAACGATCCATGTCCGTCATTGTTTCGGATATTTACAAGCCTCCGAGCGCGCAGCATTGGTTCGGGACGGACGATGCCGGTCAGGACGTATTCTCAAATTTTGTGTTCGGCGCGCGCGTCTCACTGACGGTCGGTTTCTTCGCCGCCTTTATCTCCATCCTTATCGGCGGGACGTTCGGTCTTGTGGCGGGCTTCTTTGGTGGACGCTGGGAGAACTTCCTAATGCGCTTCACCGACATCATGCTCGTCATCCCGGACCTGCCGCTGATGGTAGTGATCGTGGCGCTGACGAAGCCGTCCCTGCTCAATATCATCTTTGTCATCGGTCTGCTCGGCTGGACGACGACCGCGCGCGTGGTCCGTTCACAGACGCTGGCGGTGAAATCGCGCAAGTTCGTACTGCGGGCGCGCGCAATCGGCGCCGGGAAGAGGCACATTGTCCTCCGTCACATCCTGCCGTTGGTCATGCCGATCCTTGTCGTGCAGGCGGTGCTGGTCATTTCGCTGGCGATCCTGAACGAAAGCGCGCTGGCATTCATCGGCTTGGGTGACCCGACAACGCTCTCATGGGGGCAGATGCTCAATTACGCCTTCGGGCGCGGCGCAATGTCTGCGGGGGCATGGTGGGCGCTGGTGGTTCCGGGGTTGGGGATCGTCTGGGTGGTGCTGGGGTTGACCCTGCTCGGGCAGGGATTGGAACAAGTCCTGAACCCGAGGCTGGATACACATCATTTAATGCCGAGCAAGCCCGTTCTACGGTCGGAGGCGGGACCTGTATCCGCGCCGAAGGCATTGCTGGAGGTCCGGAATCTATCCATCAATTACGTCAATGAAGGACAGCCGCCTGCGCGCGCTGTGGAAAATATCAGCTTTACGTTAAAGGAAGGGGAACTGCTGGGGCTGGTGGGCGAAAGCGGATGCGGCAAGACCACGCTCATGCTGGCGTTGCTGCGGCTGCTGCCCCCGGCGGGACAGATCGTGAACGGCGATGTGTTCTTCAGCGGGAAGGACCTGACGACGTTCAGTGAAGATGAGATCAACGATGTGCGCTGGCGCGGCATTTCCATCGTCTTTCAAGGCGCGATGAACGCGCTCAACCCCGTGCGGACGGTGGGCGACCAGATCGCGGAAGCCATCATCAAACATCTGCCCGACTTCCCGCGTGAAAAGGTTCCTGCGCGTGTGATCGAGCTGCTTGACCTGGTGGGGATCGCCGCCGACCACATGGAGCATTTCCCGCATCAATATTCGGGCGGGATGCGCCAGCGCGCCATGATCGCGATGGCGCTGGCATGCAATCCGCAGGTCATCATTGCGGACGAGCCGACTACCGCGCTGGATGTGATGATCCAGGCGCAAATTTTGGAACTGCTCGATGCGCTTCGCAAACGGCTCGGATTGGCGGTCGTCTTTGTAACGCATGACCTCGGTGTTGTAGCGGAAATATGCGACAAGGTGCTGGTGATGTACGGCGGCGTGACGGCTGAATACGCCGATGTGGATGTCATCTACAACAATGCGCAGCATCCCTATACTCAGGAATTGCTGAAGGCATTCCCCGACCTGACCAAGCCGAAAAAGAAACTATCGTCCATCCCCGGTTATCCGCCGCGGCTGGACAAGCTGCCTGCGGGATGCCGCTTCGCGCCGCGCTGCCCCGCTGCGTTCGACCGCTGTCATACGGAACAGCCTGCGCTTCACATCATCGGGACGGATGACCACCTCGCCAGCTGCCATCTCATCGAGGCTTCAAAATGA
- a CDS encoding N-acetyltransferase codes for MNLIIRAETQEDYSTVEQIHRSAFRTDAESKVVNAIRANGNAVISLVAVKDDKVAGHILFSPVSTHPPTPEKGLGLAPVAVLPEFHSQGIGSALIRAGLEKCRKLGYDYAVVLGGPKYYMRFGFEKASSFGLQNEYGVDDEFMVIKFKTLPVGGLVKYTLEFGLFSV; via the coding sequence ATGAACCTCATCATTCGCGCCGAAACACAAGAAGATTATTCTACCGTCGAGCAGATTCACAGATCCGCCTTTCGCACGGATGCGGAGAGCAAGGTCGTCAATGCCATTCGCGCCAACGGCAACGCGGTCATTTCACTGGTGGCAGTGAAGGACGATAAAGTCGCTGGTCACATTCTCTTCAGCCCCGTCTCCACTCACCCACCGACTCCCGAAAAGGGATTGGGACTTGCGCCTGTTGCTGTCCTGCCGGAGTTTCATTCGCAGGGCATTGGATCGGCGTTGATCCGCGCAGGGTTGGAGAAATGCCGAAAACTCGGTTACGACTATGCCGTGGTGCTCGGCGGACCCAAATATTACATGCGCTTTGGCTTTGAAAAGGCGAGTTCGTTCGGCTTGCAAAATGAATATGGGGTGGATGATGAATTCATGGTGATCAAATTCAAAACATTGCCTGTTGGTGGATTGGTGAAATATACGTTGGAGTTTGGCTTGTTTTCTGTTTGA
- a CDS encoding S9 family peptidase, giving the protein MENPVTLTEKYERNGWPSIKRTDLKPPPGLTLPLLTSIERVRSHMLSSQGQLSCIKDGETTSDVFTISANGGWLARISTDRPLAAYWDDEVPQWSPDGKWLAFGLSGHVHIVPHNGGLPKKITDFASAAGAPRWMPDSHGLIVTVEREDTDQLLLTDREGSWPRALTTDTIGDHWDARPSPDGKFIVYNLRRFDDLNRLDIILLEIATGKQTTLYGKPSTRATTPKWSPDGKWISFIAQEGQFEELYLVKPDGGGLHPLTKGGQDIFQYEWSPLENRILAVVNNKGSFELRLIEAESGSMSDLRSEVGIHSNPNWAADESYITFEFESPTLPPDLYRMDLKSKQVTQLTFSNPPAMTKNKFVVPEMVAYKSHDGLEIPAFLYRPEKSNGAAILYPHGGPKDQYGFFWDEVAQYFTAKGYTYLAPNYRGSTGYGKDFERANYNDWGVGDTKDCLHGAKYLRTFKDVKPDRIGIAGGSYGGYMTINALSRDPEYLFACGITKYGDANLISSWAQCEKRLRLYTEIFLGHPADNMEQYLKGSPITDAKNIQKPVLILHGLLDTVVPPEASEEWVEALKRENKIFEYKTYATEPHGFLQRKNLLDVYERMERFLDWYLLPK; this is encoded by the coding sequence ATGGAAAACCCCGTCACGCTCACCGAAAAATACGAACGCAATGGATGGCCCTCCATCAAACGGACCGACCTCAAACCGCCCCCTGGATTAACCCTCCCGCTTCTGACGTCCATCGAGCGGGTCCGGTCTCACATGCTTTCTTCTCAGGGACAGCTCTCCTGCATCAAGGACGGCGAGACCACCTCGGATGTTTTCACCATATCCGCCAACGGCGGCTGGCTGGCGCGTATCTCCACCGACCGTCCGCTCGCTGCATATTGGGATGATGAAGTCCCGCAATGGTCGCCTGACGGAAAATGGCTGGCGTTCGGCTTGAGCGGACACGTCCACATCGTGCCGCATAACGGCGGATTGCCGAAGAAGATCACCGATTTTGCATCCGCGGCAGGCGCCCCGCGCTGGATGCCCGACTCGCACGGTCTCATTGTCACCGTGGAGCGCGAAGACACCGATCAACTCCTGCTCACCGACCGCGAAGGTTCCTGGCCCCGCGCCCTGACCACCGATACTATTGGCGATCACTGGGATGCGCGCCCTTCACCCGATGGGAAATTCATCGTCTACAACCTGCGCCGTTTCGATGACCTCAACCGGCTCGACATCATCCTGCTCGAAATTGCGACGGGCAAACAAACCACGCTGTATGGTAAACCATCCACGCGGGCAACGACGCCGAAGTGGTCGCCTGACGGCAAGTGGATTTCCTTCATCGCGCAGGAAGGTCAATTCGAGGAGCTGTATCTGGTCAAGCCTGATGGCGGGGGGTTGCATCCGCTTACAAAAGGCGGGCAGGATATCTTCCAATACGAATGGTCGCCTTTGGAGAACAGAATCCTGGCGGTGGTGAATAACAAAGGTTCGTTCGAGTTAAGGCTCATCGAAGCAGAATCAGGCTCGATGTCCGATTTGCGAAGCGAAGTTGGGATCCACTCCAACCCCAACTGGGCAGCGGATGAGTCATACATCACCTTCGAGTTCGAGAGTCCCACGCTCCCGCCTGATCTTTACCGCATGGATTTAAAATCGAAACAGGTCACACAGTTGACGTTCTCCAACCCGCCCGCGATGACGAAAAATAAATTCGTCGTGCCTGAGATGGTTGCCTATAAAAGTCATGACGGCTTGGAGATCCCCGCGTTTTTGTATCGCCCCGAAAAATCGAACGGCGCGGCGATCCTGTATCCGCACGGCGGACCGAAAGACCAGTACGGTTTCTTTTGGGATGAAGTGGCGCAGTATTTCACCGCGAAGGGATATACCTATCTCGCGCCGAACTATCGCGGCTCGACGGGCTATGGCAAGGACTTCGAGCGCGCCAATTACAACGACTGGGGCGTGGGCGATACAAAGGACTGCCTGCACGGCGCGAAATATTTGCGGACGTTCAAAGATGTAAAGCCCGACCGCATCGGCATTGCAGGCGGAAGTTACGGCGGCTACATGACCATCAACGCGCTTTCACGCGACCCGGAATATCTGTTCGCGTGCGGCATCACCAAATACGGCGATGCGAACCTGATCAGTTCGTGGGCACAATGCGAGAAACGTTTGCGGTTGTACACGGAGATCTTTTTGGGGCATCCTGCGGATAACATGGAGCAGTATTTGAAAGGCTCACCCATCACCGATGCGAAGAACATCCAAAAGCCTGTCTTGATCCTGCATGGACTGCTCGATACGGTCGTGCCGCCTGAGGCAAGCGAGGAATGGGTCGAAGCGTTGAAGCGAGAAAATAAGATATTTGAATACAAAACCTATGCCACCGAGCCGCATGGCTTCTTACAGCGCAAGAACCTGCTGGATGTGTACGAACGCATGGAACGCTTTTTGGATTGGTATTTGCTGCCAAAATGA